A window from Pseudomonas sp. Tri1 encodes these proteins:
- a CDS encoding HAMP domain-containing sensor histidine kinase, whose product MNDLLALLTDNRFMPHGHCYMWRPDLLWTNVIADGLITLSYISIPFTLIYFIHRRKDVPFDWMLTAFGVFILACGTSHVMEILTIWQPYYWLSALVKVITAIASVITAILLVRLVPAALKIPSPQQLAKVNDELREAQAELVTTARRAGMAEIATNVLHNVGNVLNSVNVSAQVLYEKVHTSKRPGVAKVVQLMREHPDDLGDFISSDPKGRALPDYLGKLAEALAAEEQSMIGELTKLTRSIDHIKEIVATQQSYAGNSSVLEPGSLRELLEDVVRICDVSLARHQVTLVKEFSDIPTMPLDKHKVLQILVNLINNAKQALGSGVERPSRITLRLKAVGDTHVRIEVEDNGEGISPDNLARVFEHGFTTRADGHGFGLHSCILAAHEMGGELTAWSAGPGKGALFTLELPLALAQGQSLRAASG is encoded by the coding sequence ATGAACGATCTGCTGGCTCTGTTGACCGATAACCGCTTCATGCCCCACGGGCATTGCTATATGTGGCGCCCGGACCTGCTGTGGACCAATGTGATCGCCGATGGCCTGATCACCCTTTCCTATATCAGCATTCCCTTCACGCTGATCTACTTCATCCACCGGCGCAAGGACGTACCTTTTGACTGGATGCTGACGGCCTTTGGCGTGTTTATCCTGGCCTGTGGGACCAGTCACGTGATGGAGATCCTGACCATCTGGCAGCCCTATTATTGGCTGTCGGCGCTGGTCAAGGTGATCACCGCGATTGCCTCGGTGATCACCGCCATCCTGCTGGTCCGGCTGGTGCCCGCGGCCCTGAAGATCCCCAGCCCGCAGCAACTGGCCAAGGTCAACGACGAGTTGCGCGAGGCGCAGGCCGAGCTGGTCACCACGGCGCGCCGGGCCGGCATGGCAGAAATCGCCACCAATGTGCTGCATAACGTGGGCAATGTGCTCAATAGCGTCAATGTGTCAGCCCAGGTCCTGTACGAGAAAGTGCATACATCCAAAAGGCCGGGAGTCGCCAAGGTCGTTCAATTGATGAGGGAGCATCCTGATGATCTGGGTGACTTCATCAGCAGCGATCCGAAAGGCCGCGCGCTACCGGATTATCTCGGCAAGCTGGCCGAGGCGCTGGCAGCCGAGGAGCAGAGCATGATCGGCGAGCTGACGAAGCTGACCAGGAGCATCGACCATATCAAGGAGATTGTCGCCACCCAGCAGTCCTATGCCGGCAACTCCAGCGTGCTGGAGCCGGGTTCGCTACGAGAGCTGCTCGAGGATGTGGTGCGCATCTGCGATGTGTCCCTGGCCCGCCATCAGGTCACGCTGGTCAAGGAGTTCAGCGATATTCCGACGATGCCCCTGGACAAGCACAAAGTGCTGCAGATCCTGGTCAATCTGATCAACAACGCCAAGCAGGCGCTTGGCTCGGGCGTGGAGCGACCGTCCCGGATTACCCTGCGCCTGAAAGCAGTGGGCGACACGCATGTGCGGATCGAGGTCGAGGACAACGGCGAGGGGATTTCGCCGGACAATCTCGCGCGGGTGTTCGAGCACGGTTTCACGACGCGTGCCGATGGTCATGGTTTCGGCCTGCACAGCTGCATCCTGGCCGCCCACGAGATGGGCGGTGAGCTGACGGCATGGAGCGCGGGGCCGGGCAAGGGCGCGCTCTTTACCCTGGAGCTTCCGCTCGCGCTTGCCCAAGGCCAATCCCTGCGAGCGGCGAGTGGTTGA